In the genome of Monodelphis domestica isolate mMonDom1 chromosome 2, mMonDom1.pri, whole genome shotgun sequence, one region contains:
- the CHRNB1 gene encoding acetylcholine receptor subunit beta isoform X1 has product MIPRVLLLGTLGILFSMNGARGTLAEGQLLEKLFSGYDNSVRPARDLGDRVPVSIGLTLTQIISLNEKDEELITKVYVDLAWTDYRLSWNPAEHEGIDSLRIASDSVWLPDVVLMNNNDGNFDVSLNIHVLVTSDGSVHWLPPAVYRSSCSIQVTYFPFDWQNCTMVFSSYSYDSTQVSLSPGLGLDGQQRNEIYIHGGNYIENGQWEIIHKSSRLNGPSGGQGGKEGERHDVTFYLIIRRKPLFYLVNVIIPCVLITLLAIFVFYLPPDAGEKMTLSIFALLTLTVFLLLLASKIPETSLAVPIIVKYLMFTMILVTFSVILSVVVLNLHHRSPHTHQMPLWICQIFIHKLPWYLGMKRPKVERTLRPDPPVLALKDFPSSGWGRATDEYFIRKPPGDFSKTNRYQPELSPPDLRRFINGDPSGSRRLPPELREVVTSISYIARQLQEQEDYEDLKEDWQYVAMVVDRLFLWTFIIFTSVGTLFIFLDASYHLPPSEPFP; this is encoded by the exons ATGATTCCAAGAGTGCTGCTGCTGGGAACCCTAGGGATCCTGTTCTCCATGAACG GGGCAAGAGGCACCTTGGCGGAAGGTCAACTCCTGGAAAAGCTTTTCTCCGGTTATGATAACTCTGTGAGGCCCGCACGGGATCTTGGGGACCGCGTGCCGGTTAGCATCGGCCTAACCCTAACACAGATCATCAGTTTG aaCGAGAAAGACGAGGAGTTAATCACCAAAGTGTATGTGGATCTG GCATGGACAGATTACAGACTGAGCTGGAATCCTGCGGAACATGAGGGGATAGACTCACTGAGGATTGCTTCGGATTCTGTGTGGCTCCCGGATGTAGTGCTCATGAACAA CAATGATGGAAACTTTGATGTCTCTCTAAATATCCATGTGTTGGTAACTTCAGACGGCTCAGTGCATTGGCTGCCCCCTGCTGTTTACCGAAGCAGCTGTAGTATCCAG GTCACCTACTTCCCTTTCGACTGGCAGAATTGCACTATGGTCTTCAGTTCTTACAGTTatgacagcactcaggtcagccTGAGCCCAGGGCTTGGTCTGGATGGACAGCAGAGGAATGAGATATACATCCATGGGGGAAATTACATTG AGAATGGCCAGTGGGAAATAATCCATAAATCCTCAAGACTGAATGGCCCCTCGGGAGGACAAGGAGGCAAGGAAGGAGAGCGCCACGATGTCACCTTCTATCTCATCATTCGAAGGAAGCCACTCTTCTACCTCGTCAATGTCATAATTCCCTGTGTACTCATCACTCTCCTTGCCATTTTTGTCTTCTATCTGCCCCCAGATGCTG GAGAGAAGATGACACTGTCCATCTTTGCCCTGCTGACCCTGACagtgttcctgctgctgctggccAGTAAGATTCCTGAGACATCACTGGCTGTTCCCATTATCGTCAAGTACCTGATGTTCACTATGATATTAGTCACCTTCTCAGTTATACTCAGTGTTGTTGTCCTCAACTTGCATCACCGATCTCCTCATACCCACCAAATGCCCCTTTGGATCTGTCAG ATCTTCATCCACAAACTCCCCTGGTACTTGGGAATGAAGAGGCcaaaggtggaaagaacactgaggcCTGATCCTCCAGTCCTGGCACTTAAGGACTTTCCAAGCAGTGGCTGGGGTCGAGCCACAGACGAATATTTCATCCGAAAGCCTCCAGGGGATTTCTCTAAAACCAACAG gTATCAACCTGAACTTTCGCCTCCGGACCTTCGGCGTTTTATCAATGGGGATCCAAGCGGGAGTCGGAGGCTGCCCCCGGAGCTACGGGAGGTAGTGACCTCCATAAGCTACATCGCTCGGCAGTTGCAAGAGCAAGAGGATTACGAAGAC CTGAAGGAGGATTGGCAATATGTGGCTATGGTGGTGGACCGCCTCTTCTTGTGGACCTTCATCATTTTCACCAGCGTGGGAACACTCTTTATTTTCCTAGATGCCTCCTATCACCTGCCCCCTTCCGAACCCTTCCCCTAA
- the CHRNB1 gene encoding acetylcholine receptor subunit beta isoform X2: protein MGLLGTGNEKDEELITKVYVDLAWTDYRLSWNPAEHEGIDSLRIASDSVWLPDVVLMNNNDGNFDVSLNIHVLVTSDGSVHWLPPAVYRSSCSIQVTYFPFDWQNCTMVFSSYSYDSTQVSLSPGLGLDGQQRNEIYIHGGNYIENGQWEIIHKSSRLNGPSGGQGGKEGERHDVTFYLIIRRKPLFYLVNVIIPCVLITLLAIFVFYLPPDAGEKMTLSIFALLTLTVFLLLLASKIPETSLAVPIIVKYLMFTMILVTFSVILSVVVLNLHHRSPHTHQMPLWICQIFIHKLPWYLGMKRPKVERTLRPDPPVLALKDFPSSGWGRATDEYFIRKPPGDFSKTNRYQPELSPPDLRRFINGDPSGSRRLPPELREVVTSISYIARQLQEQEDYEDLKEDWQYVAMVVDRLFLWTFIIFTSVGTLFIFLDASYHLPPSEPFP from the exons ATGGGACTTTTGGGTACTGGG aaCGAGAAAGACGAGGAGTTAATCACCAAAGTGTATGTGGATCTG GCATGGACAGATTACAGACTGAGCTGGAATCCTGCGGAACATGAGGGGATAGACTCACTGAGGATTGCTTCGGATTCTGTGTGGCTCCCGGATGTAGTGCTCATGAACAA CAATGATGGAAACTTTGATGTCTCTCTAAATATCCATGTGTTGGTAACTTCAGACGGCTCAGTGCATTGGCTGCCCCCTGCTGTTTACCGAAGCAGCTGTAGTATCCAG GTCACCTACTTCCCTTTCGACTGGCAGAATTGCACTATGGTCTTCAGTTCTTACAGTTatgacagcactcaggtcagccTGAGCCCAGGGCTTGGTCTGGATGGACAGCAGAGGAATGAGATATACATCCATGGGGGAAATTACATTG AGAATGGCCAGTGGGAAATAATCCATAAATCCTCAAGACTGAATGGCCCCTCGGGAGGACAAGGAGGCAAGGAAGGAGAGCGCCACGATGTCACCTTCTATCTCATCATTCGAAGGAAGCCACTCTTCTACCTCGTCAATGTCATAATTCCCTGTGTACTCATCACTCTCCTTGCCATTTTTGTCTTCTATCTGCCCCCAGATGCTG GAGAGAAGATGACACTGTCCATCTTTGCCCTGCTGACCCTGACagtgttcctgctgctgctggccAGTAAGATTCCTGAGACATCACTGGCTGTTCCCATTATCGTCAAGTACCTGATGTTCACTATGATATTAGTCACCTTCTCAGTTATACTCAGTGTTGTTGTCCTCAACTTGCATCACCGATCTCCTCATACCCACCAAATGCCCCTTTGGATCTGTCAG ATCTTCATCCACAAACTCCCCTGGTACTTGGGAATGAAGAGGCcaaaggtggaaagaacactgaggcCTGATCCTCCAGTCCTGGCACTTAAGGACTTTCCAAGCAGTGGCTGGGGTCGAGCCACAGACGAATATTTCATCCGAAAGCCTCCAGGGGATTTCTCTAAAACCAACAG gTATCAACCTGAACTTTCGCCTCCGGACCTTCGGCGTTTTATCAATGGGGATCCAAGCGGGAGTCGGAGGCTGCCCCCGGAGCTACGGGAGGTAGTGACCTCCATAAGCTACATCGCTCGGCAGTTGCAAGAGCAAGAGGATTACGAAGAC CTGAAGGAGGATTGGCAATATGTGGCTATGGTGGTGGACCGCCTCTTCTTGTGGACCTTCATCATTTTCACCAGCGTGGGAACACTCTTTATTTTCCTAGATGCCTCCTATCACCTGCCCCCTTCCGAACCCTTCCCCTAA